A single window of Chloroflexota bacterium DNA harbors:
- a CDS encoding nucleotidyl transferase AbiEii/AbiGii toxin family protein: MIGWTLWGIGSHPQLSMAWAFKGGTCLKKCFIETYRFSEDLDFTVLPEGPANPDQLLPILQQVFESIYAESGIDFRQRDPVLRVRPNGESVEGRIYYQGPRGAPGYASIKLDLTTAEEVVRPTVLRPIGHQYPDSLPPPATVRCYGFEEVFAEKLRAMGERCRPRDLYDIVTLFRRRDFRPFADLVQAVYVEKCKSKGIRVFRIDDLQSSPFLEELKSEWVNMLAHQLPAMPPFADFWNELPRLFKWLSGESEPDHLSPIAVSNDTDEDWSPPPTSYVWGQGIPLEPVRFAAANHLCVDLHYQGTVRRIEPYSLRKTRAGNLLLYAVRSASGQIRAYRVDRISGVEVTSVPFRPRFVVEFTDSGELTGPQVRRTGRRLGISPRARRRSSRPRHVYILECPSCGKRFRRLKYSLNLRPHKEPRGDYRCYARSGFLVERRYE; this comes from the coding sequence GTGATTGGCTGGACGCTTTGGGGTATTGGCTCGCATCCGCAGCTGTCGATGGCATGGGCATTCAAGGGCGGGACGTGCCTAAAGAAGTGCTTTATCGAGACCTACAGATTCTCGGAAGATCTCGACTTCACGGTTTTGCCAGAAGGACCGGCCAATCCTGATCAACTCCTGCCAATCTTGCAGCAGGTCTTCGAGAGCATCTACGCAGAGTCCGGGATCGACTTCCGGCAGCGCGATCCAGTTCTGCGGGTGCGGCCGAATGGTGAGTCCGTTGAAGGCCGCATCTACTACCAGGGCCCTCGGGGCGCACCCGGGTATGCCAGCATCAAGCTTGATCTCACTACAGCAGAAGAGGTAGTGCGCCCCACCGTGCTACGGCCCATCGGGCACCAATACCCTGACTCGCTTCCGCCACCTGCGACAGTGCGGTGCTATGGCTTTGAAGAGGTCTTTGCTGAAAAGCTCCGGGCCATGGGCGAACGCTGCCGTCCGCGCGATCTATATGACATCGTCACCCTATTCCGACGGCGTGACTTTCGGCCCTTCGCGGACCTCGTCCAGGCAGTTTATGTCGAGAAGTGCAAGTCAAAGGGAATCCGCGTCTTTCGAATCGACGATCTCCAATCTTCGCCATTCTTGGAGGAACTGAAGAGTGAGTGGGTGAACATGCTCGCTCATCAACTCCCGGCAATGCCGCCGTTCGCTGATTTCTGGAATGAGTTGCCTCGCTTGTTCAAGTGGCTCAGCGGAGAATCCGAGCCAGACCACCTATCACCGATAGCAGTCAGCAACGATACAGACGAGGACTGGAGTCCACCACCTACTTCATATGTTTGGGGCCAAGGCATTCCCTTGGAACCCGTGCGTTTCGCCGCAGCCAATCACCTCTGCGTTGACCTCCACTATCAGGGCACTGTCCGCCGAATCGAGCCCTACAGCCTGCGCAAAACTCGCGCGGGGAATCTGCTCCTCTATGCCGTGAGATCCGCAAGCGGCCAGATTCGCGCCTATCGCGTAGACCGGATTTCGGGGGTTGAGGTTACCAGTGTCCCGTTCCGCCCAAGATTCGTCGTCGAATTCACAGATTCTGGCGAACTGACGGGACCACAAGTCCGGCGGACCGGACGGCGACTTGGGATCAGTCCTCGAGCCAGACGGCGATCCAGCAGACCGCGACATGTGTACATCTTGGAGTGTCCTAGCTGCGGAAAGAGATTCAGACGCCTCAAATACTCCTTGAACTTACGACCCCACAAGGAGCCTCGAGGCGACTACCGCTGCTACGCGCGTTCTGGGTTCTTGGTCGAGCGTCGGTACGAATAG
- a CDS encoding TIGR02391 family protein, with translation MATHSFTSVALDELADYLVSDRDTHKVLDRRFAELGIEETILKRSEEEEDYYRSMGMQRSIHYSVIKPSKRDRLRHALRFQFNRSGNSGVLQLIKLLNEPVIYSENPEGFRDFCAGLNRILRFCGVEYRDDGQFHNVDPTRTLSEAERRAAALENKLRFRRIHHEVRRYCKAEYMEENYFHAVVEAYKGLAERIREQTGYSADGLALMRKTFERPSQSQGGYSTLAFNTLVTVSQKNEHDGFLDLLSGCTRFFRNPMSHTPKIKWHRNIEDAVDCLTLISLLHFILDDCHPTMPTYK, from the coding sequence ATGGCCACACATTCCTTCACGTCGGTAGCACTGGATGAGTTGGCGGACTATCTGGTTAGCGATCGCGACACACATAAGGTGCTAGACCGCAGATTTGCTGAACTTGGAATTGAGGAGACAATCCTGAAACGGTCCGAAGAGGAAGAAGACTATTACAGGTCGATGGGGATGCAGCGTAGCATCCATTATAGTGTGATTAAGCCATCGAAGAGGGACAGACTCCGCCATGCCTTGCGCTTTCAGTTCAACCGGAGCGGCAACAGCGGTGTGTTGCAATTGATCAAGTTACTCAACGAACCCGTGATCTATTCTGAAAATCCTGAAGGATTCCGAGATTTCTGCGCTGGATTGAATCGCATCCTCCGTTTCTGCGGAGTGGAATACAGGGACGATGGACAGTTTCACAATGTTGATCCAACTCGCACATTGTCGGAGGCTGAACGAAGGGCTGCGGCGTTAGAAAACAAGCTGAGGTTCCGACGAATCCACCATGAAGTCCGAAGATACTGCAAGGCAGAGTATATGGAGGAAAACTATTTCCACGCCGTTGTAGAAGCATACAAAGGGCTGGCAGAACGTATTCGTGAACAGACCGGATACAGCGCTGATGGCCTGGCATTGATGAGGAAGACCTTTGAACGTCCATCGCAAAGTCAAGGGGGATATTCTACTCTGGCTTTCAACACTCTTGTGACTGTCAGCCAAAAGAATGAGCATGATGGCTTCCTCGATCTCTTGAGCGGTTGTACTAGATTCTTTCGCAACCCGATGTCGCATACTCCCAAGATAAAGTGGCATCGGAATATTGAGGATGCGGTCGACTGCCTAACTCTGATATCTCTATTGCACTTCATCCTTGACGACTGCCATCCGACCATGCCAACCTATAAGTAG